TCCTCCTTTCCCATAATCTAGCCCTTTTGGGGTTATGTTCTGATGTGGAAATGAAGGTACGCCTTACCTATTCCATGGAGGAACTATGATTACTATTAGAAACAACGTCGTTACGACCAATCCAGGTGATCCCGTACAGGCTGCATCCTATACTTGGGTAGATGCAAGGGATGTCAATCGCGATGACATCACCTTGCTTGAAGAACAATATGCTATTTCCAGCGAGTTGCTGGCAGATATCATGGACCAGGACGAGCAGTCACGCATTGAGAAAGAAGACGACTATGTCGCTCTCATCGTACGTCTGCCAGCCCTTGCCGATGATTGCAAAGGTATCAACCAATATGCAGTACCCTTAGGGATTGTCCTCTATAAGGACACTGTCATAACTATCTGCCAGAGCGACAGTATTGTATTGGAAGATTTTTCCAGAAACCGATATCGGCAATATCCCGTAGGGACAAAGGAAGGCTTTGTCATCAGCATTCTCGGCCGTGCTGTCATGGTATATATTCGCTTGTTAAAATATATCAACAGACAGAAATCCCTCGTTGAAGAACAGTTGCATAAGAGCATCATGAACTATGAGCTGATCCAGTTGCTCCAGATCCAGAAATCACTGGTATATTTTTCTACAAGCCTCACTACCAACGAGGCATTGCTTGAGCGATTGCTCAAGACCCCCTATTTCAAGATTAGCACGGAAGAGGAGCAGGATTTTCTAGAGGATGTTATCACCGATAACAAACAGGCTATTGAAATGGCCAATATCTATGCTTCAATCCTTACTGGGACGATGGATGCTTTTGCTTCGGTAATCAGCAACAATATGAATGTCATCATGAAACGGTTGACTATCATTTCCATAAGCCTGATGTTCCCTACCTTTATTGTAAGTTTCTATGGAATGAACCTGGAACTACCCCTGATGCATTTCCAATATGCCTGGATTGTTGCACTGCTGGCATGTGGCCTGAGCGCCTTTGTCGGGACTTGGTTTCTTTCTGACAGGAGGAACCAGAGGCTGATCCAACGCACTATGCAAGGTGGCGTACTCCCTGAGAAAGAAGCGATGAAAAGAAAAGAAAGAAGAAGAGAGAAAAGAAGAGAGAAAAGCAAAAAAAAGAGGTCGCTGGTAGATTGAATCATTTGTAATTCCAATGCTATCATCTCGCCAATCGGGAGATTCTGATACCTATGAATAGCCTTTCGTTTCTTTGTGATACCTTTTTGGGTACCTATGCCGAAGAGTCCTTCAAAAGCCTTGTGGAACTCTATGCGACAATTGAGCATGATACGCAGCTTTTTTGTTTTGAGAATTCTATTGCCTGTGGTCCCGGTTGCGGCACCTGTTGTGAACACTTCATTCCTGATATTACCAATGCTGAAGCCCGTCTGGTCGCTGC
The sequence above is a segment of the Sphaerochaeta pleomorpha str. Grapes genome. Coding sequences within it:
- a CDS encoding magnesium transporter CorA family protein, whose protein sequence is MITIRNNVVTTNPGDPVQAASYTWVDARDVNRDDITLLEEQYAISSELLADIMDQDEQSRIEKEDDYVALIVRLPALADDCKGINQYAVPLGIVLYKDTVITICQSDSIVLEDFSRNRYRQYPVGTKEGFVISILGRAVMVYIRLLKYINRQKSLVEEQLHKSIMNYELIQLLQIQKSLVYFSTSLTTNEALLERLLKTPYFKISTEEEQDFLEDVITDNKQAIEMANIYASILTGTMDAFASVISNNMNVIMKRLTIISISLMFPTFIVSFYGMNLELPLMHFQYAWIVALLACGLSAFVGTWFLSDRRNQRLIQRTMQGGVLPEKEAMKRKERRREKRREKSKKKRSLVD